The nucleotide window GTACCACAGGATGGAATGTTCCTACGGCATGTTCCACCGGACGTTTTGCCTCTCCGGCGAGATAGACAGGGAAAGCGTTGGAGCGAGCCTTAAAAACGGCGTTCTTGAGATAACTATAAAAAAGTTAAGCAAGGAAACGCATAAACATATCGACGTAAAGGAAGCATAATAACGACATGTCGCCATCTGATAACGCTAAAGACAAGGGCGGCATGGACAGCGCTGCCGTTAAAAAAGACGAGACACGCGGCGCTGCGGCAAACACGGAGCAATTACCCCCGCCCGATTTCTCCACTTTTATAGCCTCGCTTGCCGTTTCGGTGCTCTACAGCCTCGGAGAGGTGGCTGACCCGGAAACCGGCAAGAGCGGCAAAAACCTTACGATGGCGCGCCATACCATAGATATCATCGAAATGTTGAAGCGCAAGACTTCCGGGAACCTCGATGCGAGCGAAAACATGTTCATCGATAAAACGCTTCACGATCTTCGTATGAAGTATATTGAAGCCGCAAAACAGAGTTAGAACAAGGGAGGAATTTCTAAAAATATGATTTCCAGAAAATACGGTCTTCGCACGCTGATTATGGTCGCTGCCATTTCACTTTTTACCGGACTGTGGCTGACAGCGGGGCCGGGTGTTACGGGCAATAGCGATTCTCAAAATTTTTGGAAGGACGCGCCGGACGCAAAGGGTAAAAAGGAAAAGGGCCAGCTCGAAAACGGCGCGCCGCAGTCGTTTTCCTCTCTTGCCAAGAAACTTACGCCTTCGGTCGTAAACATATCCACGACACAGGAGATAAAAAGGCGGCGCGTTCCGTTCCCGGAGTTTAGGACGCAGCCTTTTGAGGAGTTTTTCGACGAAGAGGAGATGGATAAGCTTTTTGGCGGCGACGGCAGCTTCAAACGCCAGAGCCTGGGGAGCGGTTTCATAATCAACAAGGACGGTTATATAGTCACAAATTACCATGTTATCGAGAACGCGGCGGAAATAGTGGTAACGCTCTCGAACGACAGTAAAAAGGAGTATACGGCAAAGGTAATAGGCAGGGACCAGAGCCTCGACCTCGCGCTTATAAAGATAGATGCTACCGAGGAACTGCCCGTAGTGGCTCTCGGAGATTCGGATTCTCTTGATATAGGCGACTGGGTGGTTGCAATCGGCAATCCGTTTGGGCTTGGCGGCACGGTCACTGCCGGAATAGTCAGTCAGAAGGGGCGCGTCATAGACGCCGGCCCTTACGACGACTTCATACAGACGGATGCCTCCATCAATCCTGGTAACAGCGGCGGGCCGCTTTTCAATCTAAGGGGCGAGGTTGTTGGCATAAACACCGCGATAGTTATGGGCGGTCAGGGCATAGGTTTTGCCATACCGGTAAACCTCGCAAAGGGCGTGCTCTTGCAGCTTAAGGAAAAGGGCAAGGCAACGAGGGGCTGGATAGGGGTTTCACTGCAAGACATAACGCCGGACCTTGCGACAAGTTTTGGTCTCTCAAAGCCGTACGGCGCTCTTGTGCCTTACGTGCTGCCAGGGGATCCGGCTGACAAGGCAGGCATGAAGAGCGGGGACGTGATAGTCGCGTTCGACGGCAAGGAAGTAAGCTCTACAAAGGATCTAAGAAGCATAGTTGCCGCTACTGTGCCTGGTTCCACAGTCGACGTGAAGGTAGTCAGGGACGGCAAGGAGCGCGCTTTGAAAATAACTGTCGCAACAAAGAAGGATACTGCCGAGGAAGAGGGCAAGGGACGCGAGACAACCGAGGATGAGGACGAAAAATCCGGCAAAAGGCTCGGTATAGGCGTTACAGATATAACGAAGAGCATTGCCGAGCGCTTCCGCCTCGATTCGACCGACGGCGTTCTCATAGCCTCGGTTAAGCAGGACGGGCTCGGTGCAGAGGCAGGGTTAAGGCGCGGCGACATCATACGCGAGATGAACGGTAAGGCGGTAAAGGATGTTGCCGAATTCAACAAGATACTAAAGGCCGTGAAGAAGGGGATCTTGCGGCTTCGCATAAAGCGCGGCGAGGGCTTCATGTTCGTAACTATCAAGCTTAAGGATTAGGGCCTTTGGCAACCTACATCGTCGCGATAACGGGCGCAAGCGGAGCGGTCTACGGGCTTCGCCTTATCGGCGCGCTTCTTAAGAGGGGAGACGATGTCGAGCTTATCGTCTCCCCTCCTG belongs to Deltaproteobacteria bacterium and includes:
- a CDS encoding DegQ family serine endoprotease codes for the protein MISRKYGLRTLIMVAAISLFTGLWLTAGPGVTGNSDSQNFWKDAPDAKGKKEKGQLENGAPQSFSSLAKKLTPSVVNISTTQEIKRRRVPFPEFRTQPFEEFFDEEEMDKLFGGDGSFKRQSLGSGFIINKDGYIVTNYHVIENAAEIVVTLSNDSKKEYTAKVIGRDQSLDLALIKIDATEELPVVALGDSDSLDIGDWVVAIGNPFGLGGTVTAGIVSQKGRVIDAGPYDDFIQTDASINPGNSGGPLFNLRGEVVGINTAIVMGGQGIGFAIPVNLAKGVLLQLKEKGKATRGWIGVSLQDITPDLATSFGLSKPYGALVPYVLPGDPADKAGMKSGDVIVAFDGKEVSSTKDLRSIVAATVPGSTVDVKVVRDGKERALKITVATKKDTAEEEGKGRETTEDEDEKSGKRLGIGVTDITKSIAERFRLDSTDGVLIASVKQDGLGAEAGLRRGDIIREMNGKAVKDVAEFNKILKAVKKGILRLRIKRGEGFMFVTIKLKD
- a CDS encoding DUF1844 domain-containing protein: MSPSDNAKDKGGMDSAAVKKDETRGAAANTEQLPPPDFSTFIASLAVSVLYSLGEVADPETGKSGKNLTMARHTIDIIEMLKRKTSGNLDASENMFIDKTLHDLRMKYIEAAKQS